The genomic region TGTGCAATGTGGCAGCACTGCAAATAATCTCAAATACCGTAAACAACAATATAGATGTTAAGCAATTAGTAGTGCTGTGTTCTGACGCAATCAAACAATACAAAACTGGCGAAGTGTCGTTTGTAATAAAGTACCGCACCCCTGAATTAGTCATTAAAGATATTGAAAGGATTCGCGGGGAAAAGGCGGTACAAAAGGTTATTGAAGAAACTAAATTGCTTCTAGACTTTCTTCATGAATCGGTAGGTGCAGCATGAGCCTACCTATCGAACAACAAATCAAAGCACTGAAAGCCTCAATCTTCCAGATCACAAGACATCAAACCGGTGGCAAACGAGCAAAACGAGATTTGGCCTTGTCCATCTTCATCAAATTCAACCTTGGAGTGATGCTGAATCAGCTTGTGGCGCGATACCGTCATTATGGAACCACTGACCTGGAGCTAACCGAACACGTCTTCATTGACGATACCTACATCTGTCTAGACGCAAAGCTGTTCAGCTCAATCAACCTGGCAGCGTTAGCAAGGTCAGCGCAAATCTACAAAGAAGTTGTAGAAGCCCTACCTGCGTTCTCAGATGTGCTGCATTCGCTCATCGAAGACATATGGCTTGATGACCAGAAGGGGAATGGTTTAGGTCAGTACCTCACTCCACCAGACTTGGCTAATCTGATTGGCAACCTGATAGACGTGAGCGAATCCGACCGAGATAAGCGCACCAAGCCGTATGTCATACATGATGATTGCAGTGGGGCAGGTAGCTTGACGTTACCAGCAGCACAGAGAGAAGCCAGAGTAGGACGCCACCGCACGCAATTACTCAATTTAATGGTGAACGACATTGACCCATTGATGTGTTGCGCAGCGGCCCTACAGTTGGTATCGAGCATGGTGGTTCATGAGCATGACCTTCACCAGCTGAGAGTCATTTGCTCGAATGCGCTCACAGAGACGAACCCTAATAGTAAGTCGATGGTAGTCATCAAGACACCTGAAAATGTTCTCTTGAACGTCAAGCTCGCTCATGACCAGCACATGCAGGAAAAGCTTCAACTGTTCAAACATATGAATTCATTGACCAATAGAATTTTAAATAAAAGTTAGGGTTATTTTCACTCACCTACCTGCAATCTTTAATGGTTCAACGTCTTCACCTAGCAAAGCCCTCAACACGTTTGTCTTCTCCCCTTCCTGCAGGCTGTAAGCAACCGCTGTGCAGCTCACAGGCCATGCCACCAGGTTAGCAATCGACAAGGATTCCAGAT from Pseudomonas synxantha harbors:
- a CDS encoding N-6 DNA methylase, which encodes MSLPIEQQIKALKASIFQITRHQTGGKRAKRDLALSIFIKFNLGVMLNQLVARYRHYGTTDLELTEHVFIDDTYICLDAKLFSSINLAALARSAQIYKEVVEALPAFSDVLHSLIEDIWLDDQKGNGLGQYLTPPDLANLIGNLIDVSESDRDKRTKPYVIHDDCSGAGSLTLPAAQREARVGRHRTQLLNLMVNDIDPLMCCAAALQLVSSMVVHEHDLHQLRVICSNALTETNPNSKSMVVIKTPENVLLNVKLAHDQHMQEKLQLFKHMNSLTNRILNKS